A portion of the Stigmatella aurantiaca DW4/3-1 genome contains these proteins:
- a CDS encoding oxidoreductase, with protein MRNPLTAHAPLRVALLGYGFAGKAFHAPLLRTVEGLALRVVASSRPDDVRAGLPDVAVIPSALDAATHPDVDLVVVATPNETHVPLAEAALRAGKHVVVDKPFTVTLAEARALMSLAHERGRLLSVFHNRRWDSDFLALKALLAKGSLGRVVHIESRFDRFHPEVRPLWREQVVPGAGVWFDLGPHLVDQMLQLFGLPDTVVAMRAGLREGALVDDWCHVSLVYPQRYAVLQASMLVAGGMPRFAVHGTRGSWLKHGMDTQGGRLIAGELPGAEDWGTDSSPGHLIAGDTGVFAETAAPRGDYRQYYAAVRDAVHGLGSNPVTPAQAVAVAAVLEAAVLASTRGCAERLDLTQAECAAFLADTGAAST; from the coding sequence ATGCGCAACCCACTGACAGCCCATGCTCCACTCCGCGTCGCCCTGCTGGGCTATGGCTTCGCGGGCAAGGCCTTTCATGCCCCGCTGTTGCGCACGGTAGAGGGGCTGGCTTTGCGCGTGGTGGCCTCCAGTCGGCCCGATGATGTCCGGGCCGGCTTACCGGACGTCGCGGTGATTCCCTCCGCACTCGACGCGGCCACTCACCCGGACGTGGACCTCGTCGTGGTGGCGACACCGAACGAGACGCATGTGCCACTCGCCGAGGCCGCGCTTCGAGCTGGCAAGCACGTCGTTGTTGACAAACCCTTCACCGTCACCCTCGCGGAGGCCCGCGCGCTGATGTCGCTCGCCCACGAGCGCGGACGGCTGCTCTCCGTGTTCCACAACCGCCGCTGGGACAGCGACTTCCTTGCGCTGAAGGCGCTGCTCGCCAAGGGCTCACTGGGGCGAGTGGTCCATATCGAGTCCCGGTTTGACCGCTTCCATCCGGAGGTCCGTCCTCTCTGGCGCGAGCAGGTGGTTCCCGGTGCGGGCGTCTGGTTCGATTTGGGGCCCCACTTGGTGGACCAGATGCTCCAGTTGTTCGGGCTGCCCGACACCGTGGTAGCGATGAGGGCAGGGCTCCGCGAGGGCGCTTTGGTGGACGACTGGTGTCACGTCTCCCTCGTGTATCCCCAGCGGTATGCCGTCCTTCAGGCGTCCATGCTGGTGGCGGGAGGCATGCCTCGCTTCGCGGTGCATGGCACCCGGGGCTCCTGGCTCAAACACGGCATGGACACCCAGGGGGGCCGCCTCATCGCGGGCGAGCTACCCGGCGCGGAGGACTGGGGCACGGATTCCTCGCCCGGACACCTCATCGCTGGAGACACGGGGGTTTTCGCTGAGACGGCCGCGCCGCGAGGAGACTACCGCCAATACTACGCCGCGGTCCGGGACGCCGTGCACGGCCTCGGGTCCAACCCCGTCACGCCCGCGCAGGCCGTGGCCGTGGCCGCCGTGTTGGAGGCAGCCGTCCTGGCCTCGACGCGGGGATGTGCGGAGCGGCTGGACCTCACACAAGCAGAGTGCGCCGCGTTTCTCGCCGATACAGGGGCCGCTTCCACGTAG
- a CDS encoding alpha/beta fold hydrolase, with protein MPIADLNQQGIYFEDSGGTGPALILGHGFLMDSRMFDAQVQALAPEFRIVRWDARGLGRTRWDGQPFTLYDSAADCIALLDHLGIQRAAVGGLSQGGYCALRVALRSPERVRGLVLISTSGRADGESFRTAARQVRDLWGTPGATENIVQLYAGAILGDPRFHSPWLDRWRQTPKGHFAAAMNNLIDRDDIEPRLGEIRCPAIVFHGVADTALPVAEGQALFDALPGRSRFVSIPGAAHAPTLTHPEAIYPPLVEFLRGLAS; from the coding sequence ATGCCCATCGCCGACCTCAACCAGCAAGGGATCTACTTCGAGGATTCAGGGGGCACTGGCCCCGCCCTCATCCTCGGACATGGGTTCCTCATGGACAGCCGCATGTTCGACGCCCAGGTTCAAGCGCTCGCCCCCGAGTTCCGGATCGTCCGCTGGGACGCCCGGGGCCTGGGACGCACGCGATGGGACGGTCAACCCTTCACCCTCTATGACTCCGCCGCGGACTGCATCGCGCTGCTCGATCACCTCGGCATCCAACGGGCAGCCGTCGGAGGCCTGTCCCAGGGCGGCTACTGCGCCCTGCGCGTCGCACTGCGCTCCCCTGAACGCGTTCGCGGCCTCGTCCTGATCAGCACCAGCGGCCGTGCGGACGGAGAATCGTTCCGCACCGCCGCCCGGCAAGTACGGGACCTGTGGGGCACTCCCGGTGCCACGGAGAACATCGTCCAGCTCTATGCAGGAGCCATCCTCGGCGACCCTCGTTTCCATTCCCCCTGGCTCGACCGCTGGCGTCAAACCCCCAAGGGGCATTTCGCCGCAGCCATGAACAATCTCATTGATCGGGACGACATCGAGCCCCGGCTTGGGGAGATCCGCTGTCCAGCCATCGTCTTCCATGGCGTCGCCGACACGGCGCTTCCCGTCGCGGAGGGACAGGCACTCTTCGACGCCCTCCCGGGGCGATCGCGCTTCGTGTCCATTCCAGGAGCTGCCCATGCGCCGACCTTGACGCATCCGGAGGCCATTTATCCCCCTCTCGTGGAGTTCCTGCGAGGTCTCGCTTCCTAG
- a CDS encoding family 43 glycosylhydrolase: MNLTLPEGLTPRLARQRPWLSSLAPLLLTTTLHCGNGTTQHQDPRDNGADASHARASGADGTGAGPEGLRSAALAPECSPGTSGNPFVGGWYADPDIKIYNGVYWVYPTYSAPYDAQTFLDAFSSPDLIHWTKHSKVLDKVNVSWATRAIWAPSPIFRNNTYYLYFGANDIQSDGQLGGIGVAKSNNPGGPYVDALGRPLISQFVNGAQPIDQNIFIDDNGQAYLYYGGWGHCNVVKINNDMISLDSSSFKEITPPGYVEGALMFKRNGKYYLMWSEGGWTGPDYRVSYAMANSPLGPFPKTGTILSQNAAIGTGSGHNTVVNVPGTDDWYIFYHRRPLGETDGNHRVLAYDRMSFNSDGTIKPVEMSSQDNFCDGDALGWTPYGATWTVSNGRYVPQQKPDAKALLNTAFSALTYEADVTPGATGDAGLIFRVSNPGAGLDAYKGYYAGIAAGSDRVVLGKANGGTWTELASAGAAIDPNVAYHLAIVANGDRISVYLNRSATPIVTAIDATYTTGAVGVRAHDSAAAFDNVNASKPPGAVFYADGGYGGLGISLSAGNYTLAQLNAAGIPNDWMSSLRVPNGWTVQVYQNGDFTGTMWKFTADTPLIPQDANDQMSSVKILAQ, translated from the coding sequence ATGAACCTGACACTCCCCGAGGGACTGACTCCGAGGCTCGCGCGGCAACGCCCCTGGCTAAGCAGTCTGGCGCCTCTGCTCCTGACCACCACGCTCCATTGCGGCAACGGAACGACGCAGCACCAAGACCCTCGCGACAACGGCGCGGACGCGTCCCATGCACGCGCATCCGGTGCTGATGGAACAGGCGCTGGCCCCGAAGGGTTGAGGAGCGCGGCCCTGGCGCCGGAGTGCTCGCCCGGCACCTCCGGCAATCCCTTCGTGGGCGGGTGGTATGCCGATCCGGACATCAAGATCTACAACGGCGTGTACTGGGTCTATCCGACCTACTCCGCCCCTTATGACGCACAGACCTTTCTGGACGCCTTCTCTTCGCCCGACCTCATTCACTGGACGAAGCACTCCAAGGTGCTGGACAAGGTGAACGTGTCCTGGGCAACCCGGGCGATCTGGGCGCCATCGCCCATCTTCCGCAACAACACCTATTACCTTTACTTCGGGGCCAACGACATCCAGAGCGATGGACAGCTGGGCGGTATCGGGGTCGCGAAGTCCAATAATCCCGGCGGGCCCTACGTCGACGCACTCGGACGCCCCTTGATCAGTCAGTTCGTCAACGGAGCGCAGCCGATCGATCAAAACATCTTCATCGACGACAATGGCCAAGCCTACCTCTATTACGGTGGCTGGGGGCACTGCAACGTCGTCAAGATCAACAATGACATGATCAGCCTGGACAGCTCGTCCTTCAAGGAGATCACTCCGCCGGGATATGTCGAGGGCGCGCTGATGTTCAAGCGCAACGGGAAGTATTACCTGATGTGGTCCGAAGGCGGGTGGACGGGGCCAGACTACCGCGTGTCGTATGCCATGGCCAACTCGCCACTCGGACCCTTTCCCAAGACAGGGACGATCCTCAGCCAGAACGCGGCCATCGGAACCGGGTCAGGCCACAACACGGTGGTCAACGTCCCAGGGACGGATGACTGGTACATCTTCTACCACCGCCGTCCGCTTGGAGAGACGGACGGAAATCACCGCGTGCTCGCCTACGACCGCATGTCCTTCAACAGCGACGGGACGATCAAGCCGGTCGAGATGAGCAGCCAGGACAACTTCTGCGACGGCGACGCGCTGGGCTGGACCCCATACGGCGCGACGTGGACCGTGTCGAACGGCCGGTATGTCCCCCAGCAGAAGCCCGACGCCAAGGCCTTGTTGAACACTGCCTTTTCCGCGCTGACCTACGAGGCCGACGTCACGCCGGGCGCCACCGGGGATGCGGGGTTGATCTTCCGGGTGAGCAACCCAGGCGCTGGGCTCGACGCCTACAAGGGTTACTACGCGGGCATCGCCGCGGGCAGCGACAGGGTGGTGCTGGGCAAGGCGAACGGGGGGACCTGGACCGAACTCGCGAGCGCCGGGGCGGCGATCGATCCGAACGTCGCATACCACCTCGCGATCGTGGCCAACGGCGATCGCATCTCGGTCTATCTGAACCGCTCGGCGACCCCCATTGTCACGGCCATCGACGCCACGTATACCACAGGGGCGGTCGGCGTCCGAGCCCATGACAGCGCGGCCGCGTTCGACAACGTGAACGCATCGAAACCGCCCGGGGCTGTCTTCTATGCGGATGGTGGGTACGGCGGTCTCGGGATCTCGCTCAGCGCCGGGAACTACACGCTCGCGCAGCTCAATGCGGCGGGCATTCCCAACGACTGGATGAGTTCGCTCAGGGTCCCCAACGGCTGGACGGTGCAGGTCTATCAGAACGGCGATTTCACCGGAACGATGTGGAAGTTCACGGCGGATACGCCGCTGATCCCTCAGGACGCCAACGACCAGATGTCGTCGGTGAAAATCCTCGCGCAGTAG
- a CDS encoding family 43 glycosylhydrolase, with translation MSKRCILSLAIAGVSLAASSAAAQTVGDSRNPIFRNIYTADPSAHVWADGRLYVYPSHDIAPPRGADLMDQYHVYSTNDMVNWVDHGEILRASNVPWGRPEGGFMWAPDVAYKNGVYYFYFPHPSGTDWNNTWKIGVATSSQPAANFTVQGYIPGLDSLIDPAVFVDDDGQAYFYYGGGGIAKGGKLKANMMEIDGQMQTMQGLVDFHEASWVHKRNGLYYLSYSDNHDQNGEHNRMRYATSTSPLGPWTHRGIYIDSTDSATNHGSIVQYKGQWYAFYHTSMLSGNHWLRSVSVDKLYYNNDGTIQLVKQTKQHGTPYFGSPRAIPGLIQAEDYDNGGQGISYSDGSPQNEGGAYRLGEGVDVGGIPGGGYHVGWAGSSEWVEYTVNVASSGTYSVAARVATQTTNGSSLRIAFDGKKVGTLAVPNTGEWQTYTTVSTQVYLEAGLHVIQVSFGGAFNLDHLTFTKQG, from the coding sequence ATGTCCAAGCGTTGCATTCTTTCGCTGGCGATCGCCGGCGTGTCGCTCGCTGCGTCATCGGCAGCAGCCCAGACCGTTGGTGACTCGCGCAACCCGATCTTCCGCAACATCTACACCGCCGATCCCTCGGCGCACGTCTGGGCCGACGGGAGACTCTACGTCTATCCGTCGCACGACATCGCCCCGCCGCGAGGCGCCGACCTCATGGACCAGTACCATGTCTATTCAACCAACGACATGGTCAATTGGGTCGACCACGGCGAGATCCTGCGCGCATCCAACGTGCCCTGGGGACGGCCGGAGGGTGGCTTCATGTGGGCGCCCGACGTGGCCTACAAAAACGGCGTGTACTACTTTTACTTTCCTCACCCGAGCGGGACGGACTGGAACAACACCTGGAAGATCGGCGTGGCGACGAGTTCGCAGCCTGCCGCGAACTTTACCGTGCAAGGCTACATCCCAGGTCTCGATTCGCTGATCGATCCTGCGGTGTTCGTCGATGACGATGGCCAAGCGTATTTTTATTACGGCGGCGGAGGCATCGCCAAGGGTGGCAAGCTCAAGGCGAACATGATGGAGATCGACGGCCAAATGCAGACCATGCAGGGGCTGGTCGACTTCCACGAGGCCTCGTGGGTGCACAAGCGCAACGGGCTTTATTACCTGTCGTATTCGGACAACCACGACCAAAATGGTGAGCACAACCGCATGCGCTACGCGACGAGCACGAGCCCGCTCGGTCCTTGGACGCATCGCGGCATCTACATCGACTCCACCGACAGCGCGACGAACCACGGCTCGATCGTGCAGTACAAGGGGCAGTGGTATGCTTTCTACCACACGAGCATGCTGTCAGGAAACCACTGGCTGCGCTCGGTCAGTGTCGACAAGCTGTATTACAACAACGACGGCACGATCCAACTGGTCAAGCAGACGAAGCAACATGGCACGCCCTATTTCGGCTCGCCCCGCGCGATTCCCGGACTGATCCAAGCGGAAGACTACGACAACGGTGGGCAGGGCATTTCGTACAGTGATGGCAGCCCGCAGAACGAAGGCGGTGCGTACCGGCTCGGTGAAGGCGTCGACGTCGGCGGGATTCCCGGTGGGGGATACCACGTTGGTTGGGCGGGTTCTTCGGAATGGGTGGAGTACACGGTGAACGTGGCGTCGAGTGGAACGTATAGCGTGGCCGCCAGGGTCGCGACGCAGACGACCAACGGCAGTTCGCTGCGCATCGCGTTCGACGGAAAAAAGGTGGGCACCCTTGCCGTGCCGAACACCGGAGAGTGGCAGACCTATACGACGGTGAGCACGCAGGTGTACCTGGAAGCCGGTCTGCACGTCATCCAGGTGAGCTTTGGTGGGGCGTTCAACCTCGACCATTTGACGTTCACGAAACAAGGCTGA
- a CDS encoding glycoside hydrolase family 71/99-like protein produces MTKRRSSRTFWTVSLSITLAGCLEADETTSPPPPETVSETRQAAVAQGIRDKVIVGYQGWFTAYGDGSPTERWSHWSAGVYRSNEGVPSPGHQTFDLYPDISEYAPGSLFQTGYAPLGNGTPAKLFSSYPSDVVNKHFQWMQQYGIDGAAVQRFLTTDGVFMAHRDSVASKVRTAAEATGRLFYIMYDVSGLSDATFLQMVKDDWTNRIVGQLQLPSSSRYATQDGKPVVSIWGLGFTDRPGSAAQASELIDWFRNQGAYVIGGVPTHWRTSSGDSKPGFTDVYKKFHMISPWTVGRYSTDADVDHFKNNNLLPDLAYCNTQGQAYQPVMFPGFAWYNWNGGAKNLIPRRAGALLWKQATNIRAAGIPAAYIAMFDEYDEGTAIAKAAEDSSMAPTNQYFLTLSSDGTYLSSDFYLRLAGKVTRLIQGLDAPTPAVPIPPSNGPVWFRTGGEETDAALTWTNTIDPSGGGSQGVTGYGGTGSAEFGAVSGEQAHSGSRALRITGRDTQAGGASFSYFKAYDVHIPVLASTRLSFWTYPQNNLSRHVTVDLVMTDGSTLRDSGATDLNGVSMHPGADRGTVNVWTQTKSQIGQWLAGKTIDRILITYDYGPLTGDFRGFIDDIEISN; encoded by the coding sequence ATGACCAAGCGACGATCGAGCAGGACTTTCTGGACGGTCTCTCTCTCCATCACCTTGGCGGGTTGTCTGGAAGCGGATGAAACCACATCCCCCCCCCCTCCTGAGACCGTGAGCGAGACGCGCCAGGCTGCCGTGGCGCAAGGCATCCGGGACAAAGTCATTGTCGGCTACCAAGGGTGGTTCACCGCCTATGGGGACGGCTCTCCCACCGAGCGGTGGTCTCACTGGTCGGCCGGGGTCTACCGGTCCAACGAGGGCGTTCCCTCCCCAGGCCACCAGACCTTCGACTTGTACCCAGACATCTCGGAGTATGCGCCTGGATCACTCTTCCAGACAGGCTATGCACCGCTCGGCAACGGGACCCCGGCGAAGCTGTTCTCATCGTATCCGTCGGACGTTGTGAACAAACATTTCCAGTGGATGCAGCAATACGGCATCGACGGCGCCGCAGTGCAGCGGTTCCTGACGACGGATGGAGTCTTCATGGCGCATCGCGACAGCGTCGCGAGCAAGGTGAGGACCGCCGCCGAGGCTACCGGGCGCCTCTTCTACATCATGTACGATGTCTCGGGACTGAGCGACGCCACCTTCCTCCAAATGGTCAAGGATGACTGGACGAACCGGATCGTCGGACAGCTGCAGCTCCCGTCGTCCTCACGCTACGCGACCCAGGACGGCAAGCCCGTGGTGTCGATCTGGGGCTTGGGCTTCACGGACCGGCCAGGCTCCGCCGCCCAGGCCTCGGAGCTCATCGACTGGTTCCGCAATCAGGGCGCCTATGTCATCGGTGGCGTGCCCACCCACTGGCGCACCAGCAGCGGAGACTCGAAGCCTGGCTTCACCGACGTGTACAAGAAGTTCCACATGATTTCGCCGTGGACCGTCGGCCGGTACAGCACCGACGCGGATGTCGACCACTTCAAGAACAACAATCTGCTCCCGGATCTCGCCTACTGCAACACCCAAGGCCAGGCTTACCAGCCCGTCATGTTCCCCGGCTTCGCCTGGTACAACTGGAATGGAGGAGCGAAGAACTTGATCCCCCGTCGCGCGGGGGCCCTCCTGTGGAAGCAAGCCACCAACATCCGCGCCGCCGGCATCCCTGCGGCCTACATCGCGATGTTCGACGAATATGACGAGGGGACGGCCATCGCGAAGGCAGCCGAGGACTCGTCGATGGCCCCCACCAATCAGTACTTCCTCACGCTGAGCTCCGACGGCACCTATCTCTCCTCCGATTTCTACCTGCGCCTGGCGGGCAAGGTGACGCGGCTGATCCAGGGGCTCGATGCCCCTACCCCGGCAGTCCCCATCCCGCCCTCCAATGGCCCCGTCTGGTTCCGCACGGGCGGAGAGGAAACCGACGCAGCCCTCACGTGGACCAACACCATCGACCCCTCGGGAGGCGGAAGCCAGGGGGTGACGGGGTATGGAGGCACGGGCAGCGCCGAATTCGGGGCCGTCTCGGGCGAACAGGCCCACAGCGGAAGCCGGGCCCTGCGAATCACCGGACGAGACACCCAGGCTGGGGGGGCTTCCTTCTCCTATTTCAAGGCCTACGACGTCCACATTCCGGTTCTCGCGTCGACCCGGCTGTCCTTCTGGACCTACCCCCAGAACAATCTTTCCCGGCACGTCACCGTGGACCTCGTGATGACGGACGGCTCGACCCTGCGTGACTCGGGCGCCACGGACCTCAACGGCGTCAGCATGCACCCTGGCGCAGACCGGGGCACCGTCAACGTCTGGACACAAACGAAGTCCCAGATCGGGCAGTGGTTGGCGGGAAAGACGATCGACCGGATCCTGATCACCTACGACTACGGCCCCCTGACCGGCGACTTCCGGGGGTTCATCGATGACATCGAGATCTCTAATTAG
- a CDS encoding GFA family protein, whose translation MHKGSCLCGAVSFEVDGPLHPPDACHCSKCRKQSGHFWVSTDVSRAALTIHGADNLTWFRSSDKVQRGFCSTCGSSLFWDPIKKDTIAIAMGAFELPTGTKLAMHIHVADKGDYYELGDGLPQNQH comes from the coding sequence ATGCATAAAGGATCCTGCCTCTGCGGGGCCGTGAGTTTCGAGGTCGACGGCCCGTTGCATCCGCCCGACGCTTGCCATTGCTCGAAATGTCGCAAGCAGTCAGGTCATTTCTGGGTGTCCACGGATGTCTCCCGCGCGGCCTTGACGATCCATGGAGCCGACAACCTCACCTGGTTCCGCTCTTCCGACAAGGTACAACGAGGTTTCTGTTCCACATGCGGCTCTTCGCTCTTCTGGGACCCGATCAAGAAGGACACGATTGCCATCGCCATGGGCGCCTTTGAGCTACCCACCGGTACGAAGCTAGCGATGCATATCCACGTGGCCGACAAGGGCGATTACTACGAACTCGGGGACGGCTTGCCGCAAAACCAGCATTAG
- a CDS encoding DNA/RNA non-specific endonuclease, translated as MSKLSAVTVSSLWLAACGAHDLDGEELASQIERDFGGPSGLMDFFESHTEHEIRWAMEPYGVGFVTPALITDCPQVFPSSDRNIWHTLNGKYHFIDSSGRPQRAYAYLPPISTAARNDTCQGNVGQWGDAANPSNDYDGGHLIGTQLGGWGGRANLVPQDTNFNRGNWVALENKMAKCAGLPSGRLRYYIGANYPNGSTIIPNTLTMEIRNQSTGSSVSLSFSNTDGGGSNGTAEKNRGVSFLTSQGCN; from the coding sequence ATGAGCAAGCTGTCTGCTGTGACGGTGTCCAGCCTCTGGCTCGCGGCCTGTGGAGCCCACGACCTGGACGGCGAAGAACTCGCAAGTCAGATCGAGCGGGACTTTGGTGGCCCGAGTGGACTGATGGATTTCTTCGAAAGCCACACCGAGCACGAGATCCGGTGGGCGATGGAACCCTATGGCGTTGGGTTCGTCACCCCTGCCCTCATCACCGACTGTCCGCAGGTGTTCCCGTCGAGCGACAGGAACATCTGGCACACCTTGAATGGCAAGTACCACTTCATCGACAGCTCGGGCCGACCCCAGCGGGCGTACGCTTACCTGCCGCCGATCTCCACCGCAGCGCGCAACGATACGTGCCAGGGAAACGTGGGCCAGTGGGGTGACGCGGCAAACCCCAGCAACGACTACGACGGGGGGCACCTCATTGGTACCCAGCTCGGAGGATGGGGAGGGAGGGCGAATCTCGTCCCTCAGGATACCAATTTCAATCGCGGAAACTGGGTGGCTCTCGAGAACAAAATGGCCAAGTGCGCGGGCCTGCCCAGTGGCCGCCTGCGCTACTACATCGGTGCGAACTACCCGAACGGCAGCACGATCATTCCCAATACCCTGACGATGGAGATCAGGAACCAGTCCACAGGCAGCAGCGTGTCGCTCTCCTTCTCGAACACGGACGGAGGCGGCTCGAACGGCACGGCCGAGAAGAACCGCGGCGTGAGCTTCCTGACAAGCCAGGGGTGCAACTAA
- a CDS encoding VanW family protein, whose amino-acid sequence MWLQHNKVRNLAIAIPRLTDVLLLPGETFSFCRLVGRPTRRKGYVEGMELSRGQVRPGVGGGLCQLSNMIHWLALHSPLTVVERSNHSFDPFPDQNRSIPFGTGAAIFYNYIDLRLRNDTPLTFQFRFWLTDQELWGELRSNAELEHTYSVFERNHRFEQHGTDWYRHNEIWRRIMLRRGGATLREEFIKENRARVLYTPPRPNEPEHPSSTS is encoded by the coding sequence ATGTGGCTTCAACACAACAAGGTGAGAAACCTTGCCATCGCCATTCCCCGCTTGACAGACGTCCTTCTCCTCCCGGGCGAGACCTTCTCCTTCTGCCGCCTGGTGGGGCGCCCTACGCGACGAAAAGGGTACGTCGAGGGCATGGAGCTGTCACGTGGCCAGGTACGGCCAGGCGTAGGCGGAGGACTCTGCCAATTGTCCAACATGATTCACTGGCTGGCGCTTCACAGCCCGCTGACCGTCGTCGAGCGGAGCAACCACAGCTTCGACCCCTTTCCAGACCAGAACCGCTCCATCCCCTTCGGAACGGGAGCTGCGATCTTCTACAACTATATCGACCTCCGGCTCCGGAACGACACACCGCTCACGTTCCAATTCCGCTTCTGGTTGACGGACCAAGAGCTGTGGGGAGAGCTGAGAAGCAATGCCGAGCTCGAGCACACCTATTCCGTGTTCGAGCGCAACCACCGCTTCGAGCAGCATGGCACGGACTGGTATCGTCATAACGAGATCTGGCGTCGAATCATGCTCCGTCGAGGGGGAGCCACCCTCCGCGAGGAATTCATCAAGGAGAATCGCGCGCGCGTTCTCTACACACCTCCACGCCCGAACGAGCCCGAACACCCTTCTTCCACAAGCTGA
- a CDS encoding S66 family peptidase, with amino-acid sequence MLSNLIIPKHLNSGDKVATVSLSWGGPGDARLRARYEIGKKQLQETFGVQVVEMPHTLKDPDFIYKNPQARADDLHEAFLNPGIKAVISTIGGSDSVRLIDKVDLNILRNNPKIFLGYSDATVTNFMCLAAGLRSYNGPAIMTQCGENGGMHDYVVASMRKTLFSNEVIGEIAPSAEGYTTEHVPWEDSSTFSQKRTMNPQTGWHYIQGEAPVSGRLIGGCGETHMMFVGSKIWSRADLWKDAILFMENSEDAISAEQFLYNMRCFGAQGIIQTLKGILFAKPCRVPLEKWADYGEMLKRVTAEFDRPDIPIVTHMDFGHVDPIFTLPFGAMATIDPAKKRFSIDEPGCL; translated from the coding sequence ATGCTTTCAAACCTCATCATCCCCAAACACCTCAATTCCGGCGATAAAGTTGCTACTGTTTCCCTGTCATGGGGCGGGCCGGGCGATGCTCGACTCCGGGCGCGATACGAGATTGGAAAAAAGCAGCTACAGGAAACGTTCGGTGTGCAGGTGGTCGAAATGCCCCATACACTGAAGGATCCTGATTTTATTTATAAAAATCCACAGGCGCGAGCGGATGACCTGCACGAAGCGTTTTTGAATCCCGGCATCAAAGCGGTAATCAGTACCATCGGAGGCAGCGACTCCGTGCGGCTGATTGACAAGGTTGACCTGAACATCCTTCGCAACAACCCAAAGATTTTCCTTGGCTATTCCGATGCGACGGTGACGAATTTCATGTGCCTTGCGGCGGGACTGCGCAGTTATAACGGGCCCGCGATCATGACTCAGTGCGGTGAAAATGGCGGGATGCATGACTATGTCGTCGCATCAATGCGCAAGACACTTTTTTCCAATGAAGTGATTGGTGAAATCGCGCCTTCAGCAGAAGGCTATACGACCGAACATGTGCCATGGGAAGATTCATCGACATTCAGCCAAAAACGCACGATGAACCCGCAAACAGGCTGGCACTATATCCAGGGTGAGGCTCCTGTATCTGGCCGCCTCATCGGCGGGTGTGGCGAAACACATATGATGTTCGTCGGATCGAAAATCTGGTCACGGGCAGACCTGTGGAAAGATGCGATACTCTTTATGGAAAATTCGGAAGATGCGATCAGTGCCGAGCAATTTTTATACAATATGCGTTGTTTCGGTGCTCAGGGAATCATCCAGACTTTAAAAGGGATTCTCTTTGCCAAGCCATGCCGCGTTCCATTGGAAAAATGGGCAGACTATGGCGAAATGCTGAAAAGGGTGACGGCTGAATTCGACCGCCCAGATATACCGATTGTCACACATATGGATTTCGGTCATGTCGACCCGATTTTTACATTGCCATTCGGGGCGATGGCGACCATTGACCCCGCGAAAAAACGGTTCTCCATTGATGAGCCGGGCTGTCTCTAA